Proteins encoded in a region of the Vicia villosa cultivar HV-30 ecotype Madison, WI unplaced genomic scaffold, Vvil1.0 ctg.005547F_1_1, whole genome shotgun sequence genome:
- the LOC131642652 gene encoding uncharacterized protein LOC131642652 — protein sequence MAAEDIRYCCYDEHQVKVLFDEMALYSGWLADSSAIVVRYLPERVMRQFGYEQTIPHDPTVSAPIAMTRRQLDEVFADWEHHMIHEEARATLSEHDWSCAEG from the coding sequence ATGGCCGCAGAGGACATCAGGTATTGCTGCTATGATGAGCACCAAGTGAAGGTTCTGTTTGATGAGATGGCTctgtattctggatggttggccgACAGCTCGGCCATTGTTGTACGCTACCTTCCGGAGCGTGTCATGCGTCAATTTGGATACGAGCAGACGATACCTCACGATCCTACTGTTTCAGCTCCTATCGCCATGACCCGCAGACAgctagatgaggtctttgcagactGGGAGCATCACATGATCCATGAGGAGGCACGAGCGACGCTATCAGAGCACGATTGGAGCTGTGCCGAGGGGTAA